Within the Clostridium scatologenes genome, the region CCTGCCAGCTTTGCCACTGTGGTGAGTTCTACACCTTTTTTCAGAAGCCTTGTACAAAAAGTATGGCGGAATTTGTGTGGGTGCATCCTTATTACAAGTTTCTTCTCCATCTTGCTTAGGAGCTTATTTACTGCGTCCCTGTCCATCTTTGAAGAACGATTTGTTAGGATTAGGTACTCACTGTCTGCAAATTTACTGTTTTTCCGTTCTCCTTCAAGGTATCTTTTTAGTGCCTCTATGACTTCTCCCTTTAGAGGAACTTCTCTTCTTTTTCCACCTTTCCCCCAGGCTACAGTTAGATTCATTGCTAATACATCTACATCTTTTAGTTTTATATTCACTAATTCACTCACTCTTACTCCTGTATATAAAAGTAATAATAGTATTAATCTATCTCTTGAAGTTACATCTTCTGATTGAATATAGAATAACAACTTTTCTGTTTCTGCATCAGAGAATACCTCTACTTCTCCTTCACTACCTGCAGCTATCTTTACTTTATCTTTCTTCAAGTGTACTACTTGTTCCTTTAGATAGCTTTTATCTATGAGAAACTGATTGAAGGATTGCAAACTATTAATTTTCTTGTTGATTGTATTTACTTCATAGCCTTCTTGTACTAAATAATTTCTGTAACTTGTTACATGAAATCTTTTTAAGTTTCCTGTGAATATGTTGTCCTTACTTTCTAACCATTGAAGAAATACTCTAATGTCACCAACATAGCTCTCTAGTGTCTTTACTGCTTTACCATCTGATTTTAGGAACTCTTCAAACTCTGCTGCTATTTTTTCAGCTGCTTCACTTAATAAATTCATGATTATTATTGCCTTCCAGCATAGCAATAATAGATTTCATTACCATTAGAATCATTATAGCCTGCTATTGGTTCTTCACATTCTAGTACCTTCCACCAATCATTATCCATTAGATATTGTTTTGCTGCTTCTTCCTTTGTTGTACCAAAAATCCACATGTCAGCAAGTTCTTCTTCATTATACATAGCTGTTATATAGTCAGAATCATATAACTTATCATTTAGTTCATCTTCAGCTAGTTTCTTTATTACATCTTCCCTATGTTTATGATAGATATAATAACAATTTAATTCTACATATCCGTAATTCTCCAATCTTTCATAAGCATCTTTTATTTTCTCAATATCTAATTCTAAACTTATATCACATCTTACAAAAACATAGAAATTAATCAGCTCTACATCATCTATATCTTTACACGCTTCAGCTAATACCTTTGTAGTGTTATAACATAGATATGGTTCAAACTCTACTTTGTTTCTTTCTAATTTTTCTATGAATTCTGATACCATGTCTATTTCTTCCTGTGGAATTTCGTTGTACCTTCTGTATGTCATTTCTACCTCTTTAGCTACTAATTTGCTAAGGATTGAAGCACTATTTGATGTGTTCATACTTATTTCCTCCCTTGAATTTTTATTTATCATTCAAAGGAATAATATATGTTTGAAGATTGGTTCGTTACAGGCTGATTCACTGCATTATTTAGATTATGCAGCGAAAATTTGGGTATGTAATTTAGCCAGAACTGTTACTATTATTAGAGTTTTGATTTCTACTATCTTTAGAGAATTTTTATGCAGTGTATTTTCATATTCTTTTGCAGTAAAAACAAAAAAGAAAAGAAGAGTACCCCTAAAGATACTCTTAATATTGATTTGATTATTTTGTTTTCAACCAGCATGTGACCTGACCATTTTTTGACTTAAAGATATTTTTAGATATGTTAGTACAATTTTATCCGTTCATTTATTTAAATGGGAGAAGGAAGGTTGTACTTTCCTTCCTCTCCTCTTTTATTTTGTTTTTACGTTCTCGTTATTCTGCAAACTTAGTAAAGTGCAACTATCCTTTATTAGTCTGCTGCTACTGCTGCAACTGAAGTTGCTTGTGTTGCTTGTGTTGCAGCCTTAACAGTTACTGTATTATCTGTTCCTGTTAAACCTGTTAAGCCTGTAATAGTTACAGTAGTATCATTAACTCTTGTAAATGTTCCTGCTGCTAAAGCAGTTGCATCTGTTCCTGCAAAAGTGAAATCAGTATTTGCAAATGAACCTGTTTTAAATGTTCCACCAGTTAATGTTATTGTAACAGTAGTATTTGATGCTACTAATGTGAATGGAGATGATGTCACATTTGTTATTGGTGCATTAACAGTAATATCAGCTGATGCTGTTGATACGTTTCCTGCTGCATCTACTGCATACACTTGATAAGTTCCAGCAGCTATACTTGTTGTAGAAAGAGTTGCTGCTGTTGCTGCTGTTGCTGCTGCAGTTACTTTGTTTGTAGTTACTGCATCTAATGCAGCTTTATTAGCATAAGTTGATTTTGGAACTAAATATAGTGTTCCAGCTTCATTACTTGTTGCTGATATGTCACCACCAATTGTCACTGAACCTGCTGTTACTGCTGACAATGTTGGTGCTGTTAAATCTGCTGCTCCTAATGTTTGGTTACTACCAGTTGTTTGTACATTTCCAGCTAAATCTTTAACATTAGTAACTGTAACATCATATGCAGCATTACTTAATGTTTCTGCGAAGTATACTGTTGCAACTTTGTTTGCATAAGTAACATAACTTGGTGTCAATGTAGTAGAACCTGTCTTTACTACATAATTAGCTTTATTAGTAGCTGAAGCTGCATCTACATCTTCACTAAATGTAACTTTCATATTACCAGTTCCAGCTACTCCAATTGTTAATGCTAATCCATTGTCTGCTATTGTTGGAACTTTAGTATCTGTATTTGTATCCCATGTAGCTGTTTTCGTAGTTTCTGCTAATGCATTTCCTGAAGTATCAACTACACCAGTTATAGTTACTGTATAATTAAAACTGTTTTGTAAATTATATGCATTATCACCTGTTTTATCAAATACTATACTAATCTTATCCGGTGTACCATCAACAAATTTCACTTCATAATCTGCTGCTGGTATTACAGTTCCCTGAGCATCTTTAACTACAATATCATTAGCTACTACACTCTTATCAAGGATATCGCTATCTTTAAATGTTACTGTTATTATATCGCTTCCTGGCAATGGGTTTTTGTCTCCATCAATTCCACCTAAACCTTCATTTGCTTTAGCAACTACTGTATCTACTGTTGGTGCTACGCTGTCTCCTATTGTAGATGGCTTTGTTAACTTAGTCATATTGCTTGTTGGATCATAAGCAGCATCTTTAATTGTTTCTCCAGCTAAATTTGTAACTTTATTACTAACAAAAACATCTGCTGCATCTTTAAGTGGAATATTTAAATCAAGAGTTACAGTAGCTTTATTAGTTGTAGCATCCCAAGCATAAGTTGCTTTTGCTGGTGTTACATCTCCAACTTTATAATTAGTTGCTTTTCCTGCTTCAGTTGCATTTAATTCCTGATCAAATGTTAATACTACAGCACCAGCAGCAGTATTAGCTTCTTTGATTTGAGGAGTTGTTAAGTTATCCGCATCAAGAGCTGCAGCTGTTATAGCTGTTGTTTTAGTTGCATCTAATGCGTTTCCATAAGCATCTGTTACATTTCCAACAACTACTTTATAATATTTACCTGCTTGTAAATTATAGCTTCCAAGAGTTATAGTTACTACCTTACCTGTTCCATCAACTTTAGCTGTAGCATCTGTTAATGGTACTGCTGTAGCTGCTGTCCAATCTGAAGGATTATTGCCTGCAGCTTCTAGCACAGAGTAATTAGATAAATCTACTGCTTGAGTTTGATTTACTGCTGCATCAAATGTTACTGATAAAGTATCATTTTTAGAATTTACAGGAGCTGTAGCTACTAATGTAGAGTTTACTCCTAATTTTCCTGTAGTTGCTTTTGAACTACCATAGAATGTTTTACTATTAGCAGTTGCATCTATTATATTCTTTTGTAAATCGCGTACATTACTTACGACTAGATTATATGGTTTTCCACTTTCTTGTGCTGCTGTATTTAAATATACAGTTTTATTATCAGATTGTAAAACAGCTGAACTTACAGCTAAAGTGTTTCCTGCTAAATCTTTAATTACATAATTTGCTGCTGTTTCAGCTGTAGCTTTATCAACTGCTTCATTAAATGTAACTTTTACATATGTTTGATTTAATGTGTCAGTATTTGCTGTTGTATCTAATTTTGGAGCAACAAAATCATGATAAGTCAATGCTATACCAGTATCAAATGTAGTAGCATCATTTTTTAAACCGTTCTGATCAACTACTACATCTTTTGCAAAGAATACTTTCATAGTTTTTCCAGTTAAATATTCTACATCAATATTAGATTTATTTGCTGCTACTGGTATTGTTAATATTTTTTTAGTAGTATCTAAATCTGCTGCTGTAAATGTTTCACCACTTAAATCAAATGCACTCCCATCTCCTGTAGCTGCAGTTGCTATTTTAACTGCTCCTGCTACTTTTGCATTAGTTGCAGTAGCATCATCTAAAGCTTCACTAAATGTAATTTTTAGCTTATTTGTTAGATTATCATATTCTGCACTAGTTACATATGGTTTTGTAGTATCAGCAGTATATGCTACGGCCACTCCACCCTCTGTATAAGTTGTAGCAACATTAGATATAACTGTAGTGCTATCGTTTCTTACAGCATCTGCTGCTAAATAAACCTTTAACTTAGTCTTATCATTTGCTACATTTTCTAGAGCTGTTACTTGAGCACTAGCTAGTTTTAAATTCCAAGTAGCGCTTGCCTTTGTAGTATCTAATGGTGTTCCATCTGGATTTGTAGCACCAGTTGCTACGGCTCCACTACCAGCTGTAGCATCATCAACATTTATGTTTGCTAATGCATTAATTGTTACTGGTTGATCAAAATTTATAGTTAATACTTTTGTTTCTTGGCTATATGAAGCACTTGAAACAACTGCTGGTGTTACTTTTGCAATTGTAACAGTTTGTCCTTTAGTTGCTGTTGTACCATCTGTCCAAGCACCTTCTGCTCCTACAAAGCTTAATGCGCCTGTAACTGCATTAACTGCTTTCTTTGTATCTGCTGATAATGTTATTGTAACACTATTAGTGATATCATTATTGCTTACGTCTTTAGCTTGTGCTACTACATCACTTGTTGTTAATGCAACTCCACCAAGTGTTAACTTAGTAACATCAACATTTGTATATGTTATATCTTTATCAAATGTAACAGTTGCTATTCCTGTTCCATTGTTATATGCTACTGTTGTTACTGATGGTGCTTCTTTAACTGCTAATTGATCTGCTGTTGGTCTGAAAGATATTTCAGTTCCACCATAGATTGAATTTCCAGCTACGTCTTTTACTCTGTTAGTAGCTGTTTCAGTTGTAGTAGTACCTAATGTTAATACATAATCTGCTACTGTTAATTCATCTGTACCAGTCCATGTTAATGTAACTTTAGTTCCATCTCCATTCAATACTGGCTTAATTGTACCTGGTGCAAAAGTTCCTACTGCTTTTACAAATGCAAAATTAGTTGCTAATACAGTTGTGTCTTTAATTGGTTCATTGAAAGTAATTTCAACAGCCTTTGTTCCCTTAGCTGCTACTGAAACAACTTCTGGAGCTTTAAAATCGAATGCTTTCTCTACTCCGTTAACAGTTAATTTTCCTTCAGTTTTATCAAGTGAAGCTATTGTTAATTTATATGTTTTTCCAGTTAAGTCTGAAGCAACTTTTGTAACTGCTGTTGGAGCTGCTACTGCTGTTCCATTTACTTTTAAAGCAAATTTATCAGCTGTTGGATCTGCATCTGGTTTATCTGCTAACACTACAGTAACATCTGTAGCAGTAATAGCACTTACAGAACTAACAGTTATTCCTGTTGTTTGTCCAGCATCAAGTTGAGCAGCCTTTGAAATTATATCAGCGCTTGCTGCATTTTTTGAATCAGTACTAGATGCTTGATAAGAATCTGCTAAACTCTTTCCACTAGCCCAGTTTCCAATTAATCCTGAAATAAAGTCAGAATATTTTACTATATGAGTGTTATCTGTTTGGAAATAAAGACTATCTTCATGTTCTTTTATATCTGCAAGTTTTGTTTTTACATCAGCTTTTTGAACTCTTGTTAAATTACTAGCATCTCCATAGTAAAAATCACCCTTAGCTGCAAATACAGTGGATGATGATAATAGAGTAGCAAGTGCTGTTGCCGTCAAAACTGCATATGGCATCTTTTTGTTAGTCATAATTTATAATACCTCCATATAAATTTCAATTTAATAAATGTTTGAAATATCATATTTTTCATCAGTGATAGGATCATCGGCATCAACATCAGCAGCCTTAGCTTTTATCTCATTTGATGCTTGTACATTAACATCATCAATTGAAGTTTTATAAGCTTCAGCTAATGAGTTTCCATTTGACCAATAACTCATCAGTTCAGAAATAAAATCTTTATACTTAACAATCACATCATTACTTGTTTGAAAATAAAGATTGTCAATATTTTGCTTTAATAAATCTTTACTATCTTTTACATTTGCCTTTGAAATTTTCACCATATTAGTTGAATCACCATAGTAAAAATCTCCTTTTTGGGCTTTTGCAGTTATTGGCACTAACATAACGATAA harbors:
- a CDS encoding beta strand repeat-containing protein; protein product: MTNKKMPYAVLTATALATLLSSSTVFAAKGDFYYGDASNLTRVQKADVKTKLADIKEHEDSLYFQTDNTHIVKYSDFISGLIGNWASGKSLADSYQASSTDSKNAASADIISKAAQLDAGQTTGITVSSVSAITATDVTVVLADKPDADPTADKFALKVNGTAVAAPTAVTKVASDLTGKTYKLTIASLDKTEGKLTVNGVEKAFDFKAPEVVSVAAKGTKAVEITFNEPIKDTTVLATNFAFVKAVGTFAPGTIKPVLNGDGTKVTLTWTGTDELTVADYVLTLGTTTTETATNRVKDVAGNSIYGGTEISFRPTADQLAVKEAPSVTTVAYNNGTGIATVTFDKDITYTNVDVTKLTLGGVALTTSDVVAQAKDVSNNDITNSVTITLSADTKKAVNAVTGALSFVGAEGAWTDGTTATKGQTVTIAKVTPAVVSSASYSQETKVLTINFDQPVTINALANINVDDATAGSGAVATGATNPDGTPLDTTKASATWNLKLASAQVTALENVANDKTKLKVYLAADAVRNDSTTVISNVATTYTEGGVAVAYTADTTKPYVTSAEYDNLTNKLKITFSEALDDATATNAKVAGAVKIATAATGDGSAFDLSGETFTAADLDTTKKILTIPVAANKSNIDVEYLTGKTMKVFFAKDVVVDQNGLKNDATTFDTGIALTYHDFVAPKLDTTANTDTLNQTYVKVTFNEAVDKATAETAANYVIKDLAGNTLAVSSAVLQSDNKTVYLNTAAQESGKPYNLVVSNVRDLQKNIIDATANSKTFYGSSKATTGKLGVNSTLVATAPVNSKNDTLSVTFDAAVNQTQAVDLSNYSVLEAAGNNPSDWTAATAVPLTDATAKVDGTGKVVTITLGSYNLQAGKYYKVVVGNVTDAYGNALDATKTTAITAAALDADNLTTPQIKEANTAAGAVVLTFDQELNATEAGKATNYKVGDVTPAKATYAWDATTNKATVTLDLNIPLKDAADVFVSNKVTNLAGETIKDAAYDPTSNMTKLTKPSTIGDSVAPTVDTVVAKANEGLGGIDGDKNPLPGSDIITVTFKDSDILDKSVVANDIVVKDAQGTVIPAADYEVKFVDGTPDKISIVFDKTGDNAYNLQNSFNYTVTITGVVDTSGNALAETTKTATWDTNTDTKVPTIADNGLALTIGVAGTGNMKVTFSEDVDAASATNKANYVVKTGSTTLTPSYVTYANKVATVYFAETLSNAAYDVTVTNVKDLAGNVQTTGSNQTLGAADLTAPTLSAVTAGSVTIGGDISATSNEAGTLYLVPKSTYANKAALDAVTTNKVTAAATAATAATLSTTSIAAGTYQVYAVDAAGNVSTASADITVNAPITNVTSSPFTLVASNTTVTITLTGGTFKTGSFANTDFTFAGTDATALAAGTFTRVNDTTVTITGLTGLTGTDNTVTVKAATQATQATSVAAVAAD
- a CDS encoding tyrosine-type recombinase/integrase, yielding MNLLSEAAEKIAAEFEEFLKSDGKAVKTLESYVGDIRVFLQWLESKDNIFTGNLKRFHVTSYRNYLVQEGYEVNTINKKINSLQSFNQFLIDKSYLKEQVVHLKKDKVKIAAGSEGEVEVFSDAETEKLLFYIQSEDVTSRDRLILLLLLYTGVRVSELVNIKLKDVDVLAMNLTVAWGKGGKRREVPLKGEVIEALKRYLEGERKNSKFADSEYLILTNRSSKMDRDAVNKLLSKMEKKLVIRMHPHKFRHTFCTRLLKKGVELTTVAKLAGHASIQTTARFYINTSQKDKREAVELL